In Prunus dulcis chromosome 1, ALMONDv2, whole genome shotgun sequence, the following are encoded in one genomic region:
- the LOC117636731 gene encoding SH3 domain-containing protein 2-like, whose product MDAIRKLRDQVAKQQQAVFKQFSGGIYGGSDNIVPDETELQQHQKLERLYISTRAAKHYQKEIVRGVEGYIVTGSKQVEIGTKLSEDSRKYDAGKTCTSGNTLSRAALSFGRARAQIEKECGILLKALGTQVAEPLRAMVVGAPLEDARHLAQRYARMRQEAEAQAVDVSRRQAKVRESAGSADIIMKLEAAEAKLEELKSNVAILGKEAGAAMAAVEGQQQRLTLQRLLAMVEAERNYHQNVLQILGQLEGEMLSEHQRIEASPNPATENTMPPPPSYEDLSNNFSSETYDELTDIRDYFLGEVMYTFQAVTDVELSLSFGDYVVVRKVANNGWAEGECKGKAGWFPFDYVERRERALASKVAAVF is encoded by the exons ATGGACGCAATCAGGAAGCTAAGAGATCAGGTTGCTAAACAGCAGcag GCTGTCTTCAAACAATTTTCTGGTGGCATTTATGGGGGTTCGGATAATATTGTGCCAGATGAAACAGaactccaacagcatcaaAAACTTGAGAGACTCTACATATCAACTCGTGCTGCCAAG CATTATCAAAAGGAGATTGTCCGTGGCGTGGAAGGTTATATTGTAACTGGTTCAAAGCAAGTTGAAATAG GTACCAAGTTATCAGAAGATAGCAGGAAATATGATGCTGGAAAAACTTGCACCAGTGGCAACACATTATCGAGAGCTGCACTGAGTTTTGGAAGAGCTCGTGCCCAAATTGAAAAAGAGTGTGGAATTCTACTGAAAGCCCTTGGCACACAG GTTGCAGAGCCTTTAAGAGCAATGGTAGTGGGAGCGCCCTTGGAGGATGCTCGACATCTTGCTCAACGATATGCTAGAATGCGGCAAGAAGCTGAAGCTCAG GCTGTAGATGTTTCCAGACGCCAAGCCAAAGTACGAGAATCTGCTGGTAGTGCCGATATTATCATGAAACTAGAAGCTGCTGAAGCCAAGCTTGAGGAACTAAAGTCTAATGTTGCAATATTGGGAAAAGAAGCTGGTGCAGCAATGGCTGCTGTTGAAGGTCAACAACAGAGATTGACTCTTCAGCGGCTTCTTGCAATG GTTGAAGCAGAGCGCAACTATCATCAAAACGTTCTTCAGATACTTGGTCAACTTGAAGGCGAG ATGTTGTCAGAACACCAGCGAATTGAAGCATCACCTAATCCAGCTACAGAGAACACTATGCCTCCCCCACCATCATATGAAGATCTCAGCAATAACTTTTCTTCTGAAACCTATGATGAATTGACAGACATCAGGGACTATTTCTTAGGAGAg GTTATGTACACGTTTCAAGCTGTGACTGATGTGGAGTTGAGTTTGTCTTTTGGGGATTATGTCGTTGTCCGGAAG GTGGCAAACAACGGTTGGGCTGAAGGTGAATGTAAGGGAAAAGCAGGTTGGTTCCCGTTTGACTACGTAGAAAGGCGGGAGCGTGCTCTTGCTAGCAAGGTGGCTGCAGTCTTTTAA
- the LOC117636740 gene encoding B-box zinc finger protein 20-like, producing MKIQCDVCNKDDASVFCTADEAALCDTCDHRVHHANKLASKHQRFSLIHPSSKQFPVCDICQERRAFLFCQQDRAILCRECDLPVHAANEHTQKHSRFLLTGVKLSATSTLYTSSSPPTATISLKSADAIVTDPKPQPLIKKSVSTSAPAISNPPSMSKNSTLTTNTANSNKGGGIFVAHDGVGCGSTSSISEYLIETLPGWHVEDFLDFSSGPLGFCKADNETVLPFMDADLESNLSSFSSEHTGIWVPQASNPLHQYSQMGGELIGLNKDGTNMKANNRTWRDDSFTVPQISTPSVGSRRSRPF from the exons ATGAAGATCCAGTGTGATGTATGTAACAAGGACGATGCCTCGGTGTTCTGCACCGCCGACGAGGCAGCTCTCTGCGACACCTGTGACCACCGAGTCCACCATGCCAATAAGCTCGCTTCCAAACACCAACGCTTCTCTCTTATTCACccctcatcaaaacaattccCTGTCTGCGATATCTGTCAG GAGAGAAGAGCTTTCTTGTTTTGTCAGCAGGACAGAGCGATTCTATGCAGAGAGTGCGACCTTCCGGTTCACGCGGCCAACGAGCACACCCAGAAGCACAGCAGATTTCTTCTCACAGGGGTCAAGCTCTCTGCTACATCTACGCTTTACACATCTTCATCCCCGCCCACTGCAACAATTAGCCTTAAATCTGCTGACGCTATTGTTACTGATCCAAAGCCTCAACCTTTAATAAAAAAGTCTGTTTCTACTTCCGCCCCTGCAATTTCAAACCCACCTTCCATGTCCAAGAACTCAACTTTAACCACCAACACAGCCAATAGCAATAAAGGTGGTGGAATATTCGTAGCTCATGACGGGGTTGGTTGTGGTTCAACGAGTAGCATATCAGAGTACTTGATAGAGACGCTTCCGGGTTGGCATGTTGAGGActttcttgatttttcttcCGGTCCCCTTGGTTTCTGTAAG GCTGATAATGAGACGGTGTTGCCGTTTATGGATGCTGATCTTGAAAGCAATCTGAGTTCTTTCTCATCAGAACATACGGGAATTTGGGTTCCTCAAGCATCAAATCCTCTGCATCAATACTCACAGATGGGTGGTGAGCTCATTGGGTTGAATAAGGATGGTACAAACATGAAAGCCAACAACAGAACGTGGAGGGATGATAGCTTCACAGTTCCTCAGATCAGTACTCCATCTGTTGGCTCCAGGAGGTCCAGACCTTTTTGA